The genomic interval ttttgccccgaattacgtccgaaaatagcgcctcaattgaaagcaatgggcagacgtttgtctgttcacacgaggcgtatatttacgcgccgctgtcaaatgacagcgcgtaaatagacgcccgcgtcaaagaagtgacctgtcatttctttggccgtaattggagcctttattgactccaatgaatagcagcgccaattacgtctgtcaagcgcctgcacatgccgttacggctgaaattacggggatgttttcaggctgaaacatccccgtaatttcagccgttacggacgccctcgtgtgaacataccctaatggtgacggatccagtgcaaatggtttccatcgacttacctgctaacgccgatgctgctgcagaatcatctgtagcctctggtgccgatgtgtccccgctcgtctgacacgatgcaggaccgagaacacgctgtctgcactgccagaagctgggcgttctgaagagaagtggatgatacttctcgtcagaacgcccagctagtaaaagaagtaaacacgccccgatgtacgcacataatacacgcccacttggacttttactttaaacacacccacttggacttttgcaagcctcatttgcataactacaaaaatggccataacttggccaaaaatgcacgtttttaaaaaataaaaacgttactgtaatctacattgcagcgccgatctgctgcaatagcagataggggctgcaaaatctggtgacagagcctctttaaccccttcccgacccatgatgtgccagcacatcatggagcagggaTGGGATAATGTTTggtgcgggctcatgcgctgagcccgctccatacactgcaggtatcaactgtgttttacagctgacaaactgctctaacggccaggaacagcgatggcgctgttcctggccatttaactagttaaatgctgtggtcaatagcgaccgcgacagGTAAGCTGTGTGGTCTAAACAAACTTGCATACATTATAATCATTACTGTAGAATATTTATGTTTCCTACGACCAAACCATCGCAACATGTTTACGGCCTCACTCATCATTGTAGCTgttggtttacaatcctaccgCCCATTTAGTCCTTTAGAAAATTCAGTCCACATAAGTCTCTCCTTCTTACAGCtgccatgcactattcactttgcCGAATCACCTTAAagcgtctgtcaccacattataagtggtctatattgcacatgatgtgatcggcgctgtaatgtagattacagcagtgttttttatttagaaaaacgatcatttttgaccaagttatgacctatattagctttatgctaatgagtttcttaatggacaagtgGACGtgatttactatatgaccaagtgggcgttgtacagaggagtggtgcttttctgtttgcaatcatagtttgcctgctgttgcgcaaatcacgcacgtcccacggaggtgactccgtgtggcatgcgtgacttTCGTgcactcattgaaattaatgggtgcgtgatgcgcgaaaaacatagAAATATAGGAccggtcgtgagttttacgcagcggactcacgctgcgcaaaaatcactgacagtctgcactgccccatagactagcataggtccgtgcgacgcgtgtgaaaagcatgcgcgttgcacgtacgtattacacgttcgtgtaaatccgcccttataggGGGGAAGTCCTTGATTGTTTTATTGCTTAAAGCgtattgctaattaacctgtctctgcttgattgtacctaggggactacaacccatgtgttgtgctgccaaggactGCAGGAAATAAAAATTTGGGTGAGTACATTTTCGTTATTTaccgaggcttttttttttttttttacacggtcgcTTTTAAAAACGCCCGAGTAAAAAactccccgtgggaacggaacgccgtttttcccattgaaatcaatgggcagatgtttggaaactTACAGCCCCGCATTATTAGctgtttttcggcccgaaaaactgctgcaAATAGCCGGTGCGAACATACCCCAAGAGTTTCTTTGGTCATGTAGGAGGATGTTGTGTACGTGGTGTGTTATTTACACATCGGGGAAAACATCTGTCCCCGACCTGGACAATACGCCCCCATTAATTTGGCGACTTTCGCCAGGTCTGGACATTTTTGACTGAGGGTCAAGTTGTACTTTTTCCTTCTCTCGAGCTAGCGGTATGTACTGGTTAAATATCTTTGAATTATGACCCAATACTAGATATGGGATAGAGACAATGTGCTTTACATAGCCGGCTATGCGTACATATTGTCATATAGGCTCCGGAGCGGTACACAGCATGCACCTGATAAACACTGTGATCCAGAATAGACTTTCAAAGACGTGCGAGTTGCATACTAGAGGACAGTACGGGCATGCGCGGAACATATGGTTATCGCCTCCGCAGTAACTGAATGAGGACGCAGAAAAGTTCGGTAATAATTTACTATGCGAGGGGATCTGCAGAATGGTGAGCCTGACTGTGGGAATCATCTTTATATTATACACATGTACAACAATTGCCACTGGTCACTTTGTTATATTGTACAGTAAGTGCATGATAACGGcacagatatctaaataacagagggaggtagaaaaaaaggaaagtgccccagggtttgtgcagccctgcctattatatgctgcacatgtatggggaggtgaaaggttctctttaaaaacaCTAAAGAGAtacatgaaattaaaaaaaataaaaaggctacAAAGAAGTCACAGAATCTTGAGGACGGGAGTGCCATGTTTTACCACTCTCCTGACCTATACAAGTTGCAGAATCTTTGCCATACCAAGTCTAAGCGAAATACTGGATTAAATAATACACTGCTGAACAACAATCCAATAATTCCACGTAAGCAATTTATTGTAATATAATTTACAAATATTGGTTTTCTTCACAAATAAACCAATCCCTTGAGACAATGAGATCCAGACAAGGTACAACCTGATGATAGATTATCTGAAAGAGAAAAGACAAATTTACTCCTTTACGATCAGAATgccacaataaataaaaaaagccatgacatatgtgaaaaacaaaaaagcctTAAAGTGGCCACCTCCCCTCCCAGTTTGTAATGTAGTATAATGTAGACAGGCGTAATGACTTACCGGTTATATTTCACGGGACGCAGCTCCATTCCAGGCTGCTATGGTGTACTCTGACAACCCAAATACTACACCACCTACTGTAGAAACCAGaggtcagtctctcaatgcaagtctatgagactcacatagaggctctcatagacttgcattgagacccTCACTTCCAGTCCCTACAGACGCTGTGGGATACAGGAAGAATGACGTTTACGTTACCCCAATAAGGATCAGAACTAAGCGGCGTCCCGTGTAATGCAGCACTGAGTCAGTGAATACATGTCAACATTACACTACATGTCCCCATCTCCTAAATAATCTAATAGTTGCTGTGATGCGGATAACGAGTGGGATTTTTTTTCccgattttttaatttattatttgcaaagttaggagcatttttataaatatgctaatgtggctcgttAAACTCGGCGGTGTAAtgctttctgtatgatgctgtccaatcgtcatacagcttctcccccttccctgcctagCAACCCAGGtgctcatatagtatacagcttacaTTACCAACtgttttcaactggcgatatctccggttgtgtcacagctaaaaCTGgttccatatgaaagattaggatctcctctttcatatgccaccagtacCACTGTTCtaagtggtccacagcccgagatatggctatttgatctGATCCCCCTGCCCTCCagcctcacactgtgtgaagcagcttcatgctgattggacagcgtcagaggctgggaggaagctccacctcaggggaatcgcagcggttacctcccacttgtctaataaaggctcatttacatatttagaaaaaaaagctcataacttttaaaataaatgttttgggacacaattttcactatcattatcagtgtgaccgcgcctattagattagctaggagatggggcattactaaactagtgacagatcctctttaggaGCCAGGAGGTTCAGGAACAAACAGTAACTTACAGGGATTGTCCTACCCCTGTCAATATACTCTATTAGGATATATAAATGTCAGGGGTAGGGCTGGCAACCCACTTGAGACCTCCGCTCAGCCAGAGCGGAAAATTGCTGCAAAAGCGCGTCTATTATTTGCCAGACGTGGTGCGATGATGTATTACATGGTGGGTCATTAATTTGAATCGGCTttatgtaaggccttattcacaggaacatgtcagatttgcaactgGAAAAaacagagttgttttttttttggttttttttaaacacgGGAATGTCATTGTTGCCTCAGTGgggtttccgtgtgtcatccattTTTCATCTCTGCAAGcacggttttttttttctgtatgtctttagcaactgatctgtgaaaaacagatagcacacaCACCATCCATATGTGTGCAgtccgtttttctttttttttttttccccacacgcCCGTAGACTTTAATGGGCAGGTATAGTGCACAAAATGGGCAGAATAGGACCATATTGTGAGTTTGACACGgacataaacaaaacaaaaactgaaaaatggtgTAAATAGAGTTGCACTGGTCATAATGCGGTGTTGTTAAAACGGACAGAACACGGACGAGAAAAAGTGTGAATAAAAGCCTAAAACGACATTTGTGGAAATCAGAGGCTGAATAGCTTCTTTGGCAAAAGTTGCAGCGGATTCCGACAGACACCTAGAAATGGGTCGAGGGTTAGAGTGTGTCCTGATGGGATATAACCCCCTTTAAGAGGAGTACATGCAAGATTTCTGAAGTCATGTGACAGTCTCCTAGTTTGCAAGAGAGTCGAGTCAGAGCTGCAAGTTGGAAACTCAATCCAATGAAACGTGCATTGCTTTACCAAAGAGGCAAAAGTCTCCTCCGAGGGAAACACGGCAAGCATACTCAATATTCATTTTTCTCCCGAGACCCCTTCCCTTTTTTTTGCTTAATAAGATAAAGTGACCGAGTAATTTTAAATCTAATGTGAATTAAAATCAATCCACTGGATTTCACTATAATTTGATATAATTACCTGACAAACGTTTCATGCCTGCATTGATCTCATCCCCTGGTAAAAAAGGGTTAGAAACAAAACAAgcaggttaaaggaacagtgtcaccacaattttttttttttatatgttaaagatgttagtgctttattaaaaacgtttgtatttatttgtgtgtttgtgttttactttttttatttctacactttttcttccctatgggggctgccatttttttttccatttctgtatgtgtcgattaacgacacatacagacatggaatacggcagctccagtcccatagggactgcgaacagggcccgttccagccactatcatgtacgccgctgtgtgggaacggcgcatgcgccgctcccacacagttcaatttgaaatgtgcgccattttcctgtggaccggaagtcgcggccggacagtaagattactatttccggtcgcggcttccggacttgtgcacatggagcagcggcagcagacggagcggacggagcggcggcgactggagcaggtaagggatttctatgtatgtttgtgtttcagtgtgtttactagtgtatgtaaaccttctacactgtgtgttatctcaaaaaatggtgacacacagtgtaggaggttagaccgttcaatcccctcgtttatcccggcactagccaggataaaggaggggggggatgctgagagctcactagagcgagggctttttacccaattttgcagcataaagcaatgtggttgctttaccacatgcaatgctgcaattttgggaatggctccatctagtgaccagcaatggaaaatattataaattagaatccaatttataatattttctgactcatgaaaaaaaaataattagaacaatgtttaatcacctatacactaattgtttaactaaaaaaaaataaaaaaaaaaatcatgttttgctggcaacacattccctttaagtcacaCCATGCCAAGCCAACATTGATATCTATCATTATAGGTGAAGTTCTCCAGCTAGGCTTAAAGGAAGCTTTTCTGGTTTGTAAGATCAGTTTTACACGCAGACCAAAGCAATGACTACAGCAGTCAGTCACTCAACAAATATACAGCAGTCAGTCACTCAACAAATATACAGTAGTCAAAGCAAACAGCAACAGTATACAGTTTAATATCTCCCAGTGAGAACTCACATCACGCTAGATTTGTTACCATGTAAGTAATGTGCCGAATAATCTAAAACCCTCTTATGCGGGACAATAAATCAGTCTTGTGGAATTGCACGCCATGTACTTACAGAGCAGCAGCACCAGAAATGATCTCAATAAGCTCCTTGGTGATGACCGATTGACGGGTACGATTAAAGGTCAATGTCAATTTGTCAATAATCTCGGCTACAGAAGGAGAAAAGAAAGTAAACTTTTCATCAATTGTACATTTTGCATAGTCCCTCTGGTAAAAGCAGATTTCTTTTTTCCACCAGCACTATACTAAGTGCGGAATAATTGTGCAGTATATCCTCCCACAACGTGAAGAATTAGAGACTTACACGCATTCTTGCTGGCATTGTCCATAGCAGTCATCCTAGCGCTCTGCTCACTAGTGGTGGACTCCTTCAATGTCAAGTAGATGATATTAGCTAAAGTAAACTCCTGGTAATTCCTCAGCACATCTGCGTCAATATCATCATAGACCGTGATgccctctggggaaaaaaaaccaaaacattatcCGAAGTTAAAAAAAGgtagctatttaaccccttactgaGTCGAacaacaaccatgacaaccaggtcacagtgcctgatgaaggtcagagatgaccgaaacgtcgcacttaaaCTGGCATAATTACGAATATTAAAAATCTATCTTTGGAAAACGACTTTTGGGTGCGCAAAGTACCTTtcttatatttaaccccttaaggactgggccaattttggccttggggACCAGAATTTTTCCTATATTGTTCCTATTTGCATCCCAGCactcacaacttttttattttttgttctacgTAGCTGTAGGAGacagttttctgcgggacgagttgtacacaaatatatataactttctattaatttggttagaaatgcagaaaaaaaaaaaaaaaaaaaagttgtttccctgtattttttgtttttttacagcatacacgatCATAAATGACACTTTAAAAACTTGCCCAGGTTGCTAGTGTTGCGACAATATCAAATATGTACATAGTATTTTATGTTTCAAGACTTCTCTAGTTTACTGTaaaaagtgaattatttttttttaatatatttttattcattctacttttttaagtttcaataatttttattgagtttttacaGAAAATatgaacataaaaaataaatttaaatagcCATAATTAGGTACAGGTCATATATCAGGTAGTGCCATGTGTTGTAGTGACAATATGAGCATTGCAAGACCCTTATTTATAGGTGCTCGAAAACGTAAGGCAGCTAGAGTAAGCGGGGATAGATCAGTCGGATAAGGTAAATCCCAGTAAGGGAGAAATAAAAGCGCTTTAAGAGTAACTGGAAAAACATAGGAGGCTGCAATATGAACCCAATGCTTCGTTATACTAGATTCCCACCAAGGAGAAACGTGAGCAACCAAAGTAGCAATATGATACCCATGTATGTTCGGGATCCCCATCCCCCCCATTTCCGGTCTGGGGCCAGAATATGCTAAGCCATCACCGCAACAGTCTGGTGAACTGGATGCTAAAATGCTCCTCTTTCCTCCAGTTTTATAATGGTTTCCATTGTATACTCACCAGAATTTGCAACCGTGTCAAGAGAAAAGAATGGCTTTTCATCAGTCTTGTAAGATATCACAGACCTACAACAACAGAAACAATGAGTGCAAGCTCATGTGCCACAGCAGAGATCACAGTCTAAAGTCACGCTCTATACCTGAATCTATTGAACACCACAGATCCTTGGTCAAACTCATAGCCAGAGTTTAGCAGTTCTGAAGCAATCACAGATGCATCGCCAAAAGTCGGAGGCTTCCTGCCAACTTCCTTGAAGGTCAGAAGGAAGTGACTACCGTGACTCCTTAATGAAGAAAAGACAACAGCCATGAGTGATGGTCTAAAGAGAACTATTTACTTAAAATGATATATAACAGCATATCAAAGCTCAGGTGGGTGGTCGCCAGGTTTAGGCTGCAATATCGGAGGGCAGCAGAAGTAGTGCTAGAGACCCTGGTTCCAACGCTGGGTCACTTACTATGTGATATTTAGTCGCTTTTCATAAAATCTCAGTTTCCCATTTCCTGCAGCGCGAGCAGAGCCTGGAGTTCTCCCAATGATGTGCTCGCGCTCAGGAGTCCTTGATAATCATGGGCCACGTCAACCGCGCTCCCCCTATGCACAGTACCCACGCAGCAGCCTGAAATGTGCGGCAAAATCCAAACGTTACAGGCAGATTTTGTTACAGAACTGACCCATTGTATAGCAATGTGTGAAATCCGTTGCaatcccataaaaaaataatccatgaCAAAACATGCAGATTTGAGAATCTACAATTTGCCCTCAAATCCGAGCAGTTTTTGTTTTCGCACGTGGTTTTGTTAAACCCAACTGACATGAATTCTACCGTACTTTAGTTTGCCGGTTTTCGGTGCAGAATCCACACCAATAATCTGCAACTAATTTGCcgcaaatctgctgtgtgtgcaCATGGCCTTAATCCTCCATTGTACCTCGCCTCCATCTTTTTCaaattagaaaacccattttcatttacccattagggaattctgagttaacacAGAGGGGTGCACACTTTTCAGTTCTTGGCCAGAGTGAAGACTGGTTACAAAAAGAGTGTCTCGCTCTGAAGGAACGGTCCTGCATTACACATACAACACATAGCATAGGCAGTGTGCAAGGCTTCGTTTCCCCTGTGACGAGAGGATTGAACGCCTACTTCCAGGCTTCCCCACAGCTTACTGCTGATCACTGAGGGGCCCAGCAGGGTCTATTCACGTGTCAGATTAGACAAAATTTCTGCGCCAAAATTGGGAGTCAAATCCAATGACAACCTGCATCCCatgcatgtgaatgggatttCTGCGAACCTATTTACATGCTAATAATGTAATTAGGTTAATtacataaaattaataattaggtttttgttactttttttttaattccattaagggataactttatttataactttattttttacttgtaatgtattcacatacttctgtatgctaatacatcatactgtgtcactatgacaaggCTGCTGTTCGGGCAGCACATAGCGTGCCCTAGCAGCAGGCAAACTGgacagacagccctgggatcctttgtaggtccccacggCTGACTGTAGAGGAATTCCTcggtgtttgatcacgtcaccgggtttctgATGACTAGATCAAAGCGGGGAGTTCCCCTTaatcttgccgcggtcacggaccgcggcgatcaaagagtttaacagctggggtccgaatgttttccgaccccagctgtattcagcaggcttctcTAACATCAGCAGCGGTGAGTTACAGCTCGTGCTTAGAGGATGaatgctcacaggagcgctcatcagcctcttctacagcaacgccaaaagacgtcgctgtagaccaaggacgtcaaaagacggtgggcggtcgttaaaagATTAATTGCCAAAACAACGAAGAAAAGTAGGAAAACCTTCCCAGGAGCCAACGCCATTCTAAAGATTTGAGAGATCTCATCCCACACTAGAACACTAGGTTATAGAATACCATATTAGAATTTTCTTTTACACACCTATAGAGCAATGAAAAAGGAAACCGCCAATTTACtcaacatggtcatgtgatagaaaTCATAGCCATTTGACTACTTCAGTTCACACAGATATCCTATTCTGCAGTTTGGCTGTGGCAGTAAATAACCTCAGTGGTTACATTTTTCTAAATCCTGTTCACACAACGTGGTTAAGAATCCCCACAAATGGCCTTTCAGTTGTGGATTTGTGGCTACCTTTTCCCCATTGCCTTCAGTGCAGCACATAAAAAATGCACTCAGTGTTTACATGCAGTATTGTGATAGTTTTCTAGAACtctcctttaacctcttaacgccgaaggacggatatatccatcctctgcagccgctagttcgcgcaggaggacggatatatccgtcctgtgatggcacgGGTACTGCcattgtacccacgcgatcagcggcaggagcacagctgttatacacagcctggctcctgctggaatcgaagcgcgctccaattccggcagtttaacccattaaatgctgctgtcaatagtgacagcgacatctaatgtgtttgacagagggagggagctccctctgtcaccccatcagcacccccgcaaagaaatcgagggtcgccgtcaggtttccatggcagccggggggctaaCAAAGACCCCAAGGTCTGTCTTCAAATGCCTGTtatgcgatgccggaggcatgacctaatagattgcctgtccgtgttacactgacagtataccaaagcattatatatgtgatcatcagatcacatagtaaagtcccctggtgggacttaaaaaataaaaataaaaatgtaaatcagttaaataaagtttgtgaaaaaaaagaattacagtgaaaatcaaataaaactacccaaaaagtggttttatttagtaaaagtgtcaaaacaaatcacacatgcacatatatggtatccccgcgatcgtaacaacttgaccaataaaatggacacattaattaaaccgccggatgaacggcgtccaaaaaaaacaatggaaaaattctcttttctcccattccccccataaaaaataaaataaaagttaatctataagtcctatgtaccccaaaatagtactaatgagaactac from Rhinoderma darwinii isolate aRhiDar2 chromosome 3, aRhiDar2.hap1, whole genome shotgun sequence carries:
- the ATP5F1C gene encoding ATP synthase F(1) complex subunit gamma, mitochondrial isoform X2 is translated as MRLLRCLTLPAVTMLSRSSVLIYQPQWGQVRNMATLKDITRRLKSIKNIQKITKSMKMVAAAKYSRADRDLKPARVYGTGALALYDKAEIKTPEDKKKHLIIGVSSDRGLCGAIHTSVAKAIKHEISSLSSSGKEVKVVGIGDKLRGILQRSHGSHFLLTFKEVGRKPPTFGDASVIASELLNSGYEFDQGSVVFNRFRSVISYKTDEKPFFSLDTVANSEGITVYDDIDADVLRNYQEFTLANIIYLTLKESTTSEQSARMTAMDNASKNASEIIDKLTLTFNRTRQSVITKELIEIISGAAAL
- the ATP5F1C gene encoding ATP synthase F(1) complex subunit gamma, mitochondrial isoform X1; the protein is MRLLRCLTLPAVTMLSRSSVLIYQPQWGQVRNMATLKDITRRLKSIKNIQKITKSMKMVAAAKYSRADRDLKPARVYGTGALALYDKAEIKTPEDKKKHLIIGVSSDRGLCGAIHTSVAKAIKHEISSLSSSGKEVKVVGIGDKLRGILQRSHGSHFLLTFKEVGRKPPTFGDASVIASELLNSGYEFDQGSVVFNRFRSVISYKTDEKPFFSLDTVANSEGITVYDDIDADVLRNYQEFTLANIIYLTLKESTTSEQSARMTAMDNASKNASEIIDKLTLTFNRTRQSVITKELIEIISGAAALG